A window from Candidatus Nitrospira neomarina encodes these proteins:
- a CDS encoding succinylglutamate desuccinylase/aspartoacylase domain-containing protein produces MKLGEPTFLWLPGMDTTRTRAVCTLLHGNEPSGVRALHRWFREGRQPQVNMLCFIGSIGAALTRPMFSHRYPPEGKDLNRCFRSPFQGQEGTIAQAMLHELHQAQPEALIDFHNTSGRSPAYGVTTLNRETHETLTGVFCDHLIVTDLRLGTLMEATEYDWPTVTIEAGWARDPQADELAFRGLTRYAMAKNFSDISSPVTVLHHPIRVELQEGATVAFNGGPVSEVDLTLPSDVDRLNFGLWSPQETLGWVGARGLDVLWAKNARGQNVSKAIFSVHNGELRLAHPSRLMMVTTNAEIAQSDCLFYILPDS; encoded by the coding sequence ATGAAGCTTGGTGAGCCTACCTTTCTTTGGCTTCCGGGCATGGATACCACGCGCACGCGCGCCGTCTGTACCTTATTACATGGGAATGAACCCTCAGGCGTGCGCGCCCTTCATCGATGGTTCCGGGAAGGACGACAACCCCAAGTCAATATGCTCTGTTTTATCGGATCCATCGGAGCGGCCTTGACCAGACCAATGTTTTCTCATCGATACCCACCAGAAGGAAAAGATCTCAATCGGTGTTTTCGATCTCCGTTTCAGGGACAGGAAGGGACCATCGCCCAAGCCATGCTCCACGAACTGCATCAGGCCCAACCTGAAGCCTTGATTGACTTTCATAACACTTCAGGCCGAAGTCCGGCATATGGTGTGACCACCCTGAACCGGGAAACCCATGAAACGTTGACGGGAGTCTTTTGTGATCATCTGATTGTGACCGATTTGCGGTTAGGCACATTAATGGAAGCGACGGAATATGACTGGCCGACCGTCACCATCGAAGCAGGCTGGGCACGAGATCCACAGGCCGATGAGCTGGCCTTCCGCGGATTAACACGGTATGCCATGGCCAAGAATTTTTCAGATATCTCGTCACCGGTGACCGTGCTCCATCATCCCATTCGAGTGGAACTGCAGGAAGGGGCCACCGTGGCCTTTAACGGTGGACCGGTTTCCGAAGTGGATCTCACCCTTCCTTCAGATGTGGATCGATTGAATTTTGGACTATGGTCTCCACAGGAGACTCTGGGTTGGGTCGGAGCGCGGGGCCTGGATGTCCTGTGGGCCAAGAATGCGAGGGGACAAAACGTCAGCAAAGCGATTTTCTCCGTGCACAACGGCGAACTTCGATTGGCTCATCCCAGCCGGCTCATGATGGTCACGACAAACGCAGAAATCGCCCAAAGCGATTGCCTCTTCTACATCCTCCCCGATTCGTAA
- the ftsH gene encoding ATP-dependent zinc metalloprotease FtsH, with amino-acid sequence MEKKYRVSIWYFIIAFWGLIILQEMYFAAQHMDEVPYSQFKAWVQEDKVAEISITDKVIHGKLKSEKGGEDPHWFQTVRVDDPELVSLLEDKHVEYAGVIVSTLWKDVASWVVPILVFAGIWFWILRKMGQGAGGGFMRIGKSKAKVYIESDIKTRMSDVAGVDEAKVELMEVVEFLKTPEKFTRIGGRIPKGVLLVGPPGTGKTMLAKAIAGEAGVPFFSISGSEFVEMFVGVGAARVRDLFEQAMVKAPCIIFIDELDALGKARGTGPMMHEEREQTLNQLLVEMDGFDPRVGVIMLAATNRPEILDQALLRAGRFDRQVLVDRPDRPGRAAILAIHAKSIKLAPDVDLDKIAAMTPGMVGADLANVVNEAALLAIRRSRETAEHRDFEEAVERVIAGLEKRNRVLSVEERKRVAHHEVGHALVAMSLPGCDPVQKISIIPRGIAALGYTLQLPVEDRYLLTRSELENRIAVLLGGRMAEELVFGEASTGAADDLQKATTIAKRMVKDYGMSDKLGTVALDESVQPTFLKNMESHATPTYSEHTAQQVDQEVRRLIEEQGNRVRELLTKLRPVLLNGAETLLKAEVMTGEELMALLHVKEAEPIPG; translated from the coding sequence ATGGAAAAAAAATATCGCGTCTCTATTTGGTATTTCATTATTGCATTCTGGGGACTCATTATTCTCCAGGAAATGTATTTTGCCGCCCAACATATGGATGAGGTGCCTTATAGTCAATTTAAAGCCTGGGTTCAAGAAGATAAGGTCGCCGAGATCTCCATAACTGACAAAGTCATTCACGGAAAATTAAAATCTGAAAAAGGGGGAGAGGATCCCCACTGGTTTCAAACGGTGCGCGTCGATGATCCTGAGTTAGTGTCCTTACTGGAAGACAAACATGTGGAATATGCCGGTGTGATCGTCAGCACGCTCTGGAAAGACGTGGCTTCCTGGGTCGTCCCTATTCTGGTTTTTGCCGGGATCTGGTTTTGGATTTTGCGAAAAATGGGACAAGGGGCGGGTGGCGGGTTTATGCGAATCGGGAAATCCAAGGCGAAAGTCTATATTGAAAGCGATATCAAGACTCGTATGAGTGATGTGGCCGGAGTCGATGAAGCTAAAGTGGAACTCATGGAAGTTGTCGAGTTCTTAAAGACGCCGGAAAAATTTACGAGGATCGGGGGACGGATTCCCAAGGGTGTGCTCTTGGTGGGGCCGCCCGGCACAGGGAAAACCATGCTGGCGAAAGCGATTGCGGGAGAAGCCGGTGTGCCGTTTTTCTCCATTAGCGGATCGGAATTTGTGGAAATGTTTGTGGGAGTGGGAGCAGCCAGGGTGCGGGATTTGTTTGAACAGGCCATGGTTAAAGCACCCTGTATCATTTTCATTGATGAGTTGGATGCACTGGGAAAGGCTCGGGGAACAGGGCCCATGATGCACGAAGAACGGGAGCAAACCCTCAATCAATTGCTGGTGGAGATGGATGGGTTTGATCCTCGTGTGGGGGTCATTATGTTGGCCGCAACCAATCGTCCTGAAATTCTTGATCAGGCCTTGCTCCGTGCAGGCCGTTTTGATCGACAGGTCCTGGTTGATCGCCCCGATCGACCTGGAAGAGCCGCTATCCTTGCCATACATGCCAAATCCATCAAGCTGGCTCCTGACGTCGATTTAGACAAAATTGCCGCCATGACTCCGGGAATGGTTGGGGCCGACCTAGCCAATGTGGTCAACGAAGCTGCGCTCCTGGCCATTCGACGAAGTCGGGAGACGGCCGAACACAGGGATTTTGAGGAAGCTGTGGAACGTGTCATTGCCGGTTTGGAAAAGAGAAACCGCGTCCTCAGTGTGGAAGAACGGAAACGAGTGGCTCATCATGAGGTCGGGCACGCGTTAGTGGCAATGTCCTTGCCCGGATGTGATCCCGTCCAAAAAATCTCGATCATTCCCCGTGGCATTGCAGCCTTGGGTTATACGCTACAGCTCCCGGTGGAAGACCGGTACTTACTCACCCGGTCTGAATTAGAAAATCGCATTGCCGTGTTGTTAGGGGGGCGTATGGCGGAAGAGTTGGTCTTTGGAGAGGCCTCCACAGGAGCGGCTGATGATTTGCAAAAAGCCACTACCATCGCCAAACGGATGGTCAAAGATTATGGGATGAGCGATAAATTGGGAACGGTGGCCTTAGACGAATCCGTCCAGCCGACGTTTTTAAAAAATATGGAGTCACATGCGACCCCGACCTATTCGGAGCACACCGCTCAACAGGTCGATCAAGAGGTGCGCCGACTCATTGAAGAACAAGGCAATCGCGTCCGGGAATTGCTGACAAAGCTTCGGCCGGTCCTGTTGAACGGGGCTGAGACCTTGTTAAAGGCAGAAGTTATGACCGGAGAAGAGTTGATGGCGCTTCTTCACGTCAAGGAAGCAGAACCCATCCCAGGCTAG
- a CDS encoding tryptophanase gives MFNTIIEPFRIKMVERIRMTTETERRELIAKAGYNVFRLHSEDVLIDLLTDSGTGAMSAKQWAAIMRGDESYAGSPSFYRFESAVQELMGFPLVIPTHQGRAAERILFSTICKAGDVVPNNTHFDTTRANVEFCGARAVDVPCRELADLSSEFPFKGNMDVESLRAVFQKEGRERIPLVMITVTNNSGGGQPVSMANMREVAEVCRAFDRPLYLDACRIAENAYFIKLREPGYGDKMVRDIVREMCDLADGCTMSAKKDAIVNIGGFLATRNAELAQQEQNLLILTEGFPTYGGLAGRDLEAMAEGLKEGVEEDYLQYRITSTGYLGNHLHEAGVPTLRPPGGHAIYLDAARFAPHLQPLDLPGISLCVELYVLGGIRAVEIGTAMFGKRNAETGKEEAGPRELVRLAIPRRVYTQSHVDYIVEVVEEAFRRREGLKPFRFLEQAPFLRHFTAQYGMVK, from the coding sequence ATGTTTAACACGATCATTGAACCCTTTCGTATCAAAATGGTCGAACGTATCCGGATGACGACAGAAACCGAACGTCGGGAATTAATTGCCAAAGCCGGTTACAACGTCTTTCGACTGCACTCTGAGGATGTTCTGATCGATCTCCTGACCGATAGTGGCACCGGGGCCATGAGTGCCAAGCAGTGGGCGGCTATCATGCGGGGGGATGAAAGTTATGCGGGAAGTCCATCGTTTTACCGGTTTGAATCTGCGGTACAGGAATTAATGGGATTTCCGCTCGTCATACCGACCCATCAGGGAAGGGCGGCGGAACGCATCTTGTTTTCTACCATCTGCAAGGCCGGGGACGTGGTTCCCAATAATACGCACTTCGATACCACCAGGGCCAACGTGGAATTTTGTGGAGCCCGGGCAGTAGATGTGCCCTGTCGCGAATTGGCCGATCTCTCCAGTGAGTTTCCCTTCAAGGGCAATATGGATGTTGAAAGTCTTCGCGCGGTTTTTCAAAAAGAAGGGCGCGAGCGTATTCCGTTGGTGATGATCACCGTCACCAATAATTCCGGTGGAGGGCAACCGGTCTCGATGGCCAACATGAGAGAGGTGGCCGAGGTCTGTCGCGCTTTTGACCGACCGTTATACCTGGATGCCTGCCGGATTGCAGAAAATGCCTATTTCATTAAACTGCGCGAACCGGGATATGGGGACAAAATGGTCCGCGACATTGTTCGTGAAATGTGCGATCTGGCCGATGGCTGTACGATGTCCGCAAAAAAAGATGCCATTGTGAACATCGGCGGATTTCTCGCTACACGCAACGCCGAGTTGGCCCAACAAGAGCAAAATCTGTTGATCTTAACCGAGGGGTTTCCCACTTATGGGGGATTGGCCGGACGTGATTTGGAAGCCATGGCCGAAGGGTTAAAGGAAGGCGTGGAGGAAGATTATCTCCAGTATCGCATTACCTCCACTGGGTATCTGGGTAACCATTTGCATGAAGCCGGTGTGCCGACCCTGCGGCCGCCCGGTGGACATGCCATCTACCTGGATGCGGCCCGCTTCGCACCGCATCTTCAACCGCTCGATCTGCCAGGTATTTCGCTCTGTGTGGAGTTATACGTGTTGGGAGGCATTCGAGCCGTGGAAATCGGCACCGCCATGTTTGGCAAGCGCAATGCCGAAACCGGGAAAGAAGAGGCGGGCCCTCGTGAACTTGTTCGGTTGGCGATTCCCAGGCGGGTCTATACCCAAAGCCATGTAGATTATATCGTGGAAGTGGTGGAAGAAGCGTTCCGGCGGCGTGAGGGTTTGAAGCCGTTTCGATTTCTGGAACAAGCGCCCTTTCTCCGGCATTTCACTGCGCAATATGGAATGGTGAAATAA
- the rmuC gene encoding DNA recombination protein RmuC translates to MAGLLVGGTIAWAICSIVYRGRKIQALQETTTRLASAQAQAGELRAQLATLQQERERVYQEFRLMEVAKVSAETNLENTQRHLAEQRALLEDAKLTLSDTFRSLASEALAGNNRGFLTLAEEKFKALKDEATASFDQRQTSIESLLQPLTESLRTYQKESQALEDKRLRELSVVGEQLRQLAFAQTTLQAETSKLVNALRSPQVRGRWGEIALRRTAELAGMSENCDFFEQESVSTETGRLRPDMIVKLPAGRDVVVDSKVPLSAFLDSLETHTNEDREAALNRHLGQVKRHISQLASKEYWDQFPAAPEFVVLFIPNDSFLAAAAERDPSLVESALTKKVVIATPTTFIALLRAIAYGWRQEQVAEGAQRISILGQELADRLGTLAEHFGRIGQALGRTVESYNATVTSLENRIWPTARKFKSLGISPKKDLMDLKSVGHMPRPPGEMEPTPEDLPPASS, encoded by the coding sequence TTGGCCGGCCTGCTGGTCGGAGGGACCATCGCGTGGGCCATATGTTCCATTGTCTATCGAGGAAGGAAAATCCAAGCCTTACAAGAGACCACCACCCGATTGGCATCGGCCCAAGCCCAAGCAGGAGAACTTCGCGCCCAACTCGCCACCCTGCAGCAGGAACGTGAACGAGTCTATCAAGAATTTCGTCTGATGGAAGTGGCCAAAGTGTCAGCCGAAACGAACCTCGAAAATACGCAACGACACCTAGCCGAACAGCGGGCCCTGCTGGAGGATGCGAAATTGACCTTGTCGGATACCTTTCGCTCTTTAGCCTCGGAAGCCCTGGCGGGAAACAATAGGGGGTTTTTGACCCTGGCCGAGGAAAAGTTCAAAGCCCTGAAGGATGAAGCGACGGCTTCCTTCGACCAACGCCAGACCTCCATTGAATCCTTGTTGCAGCCGCTGACCGAATCCCTACGTACCTACCAAAAAGAATCGCAAGCCTTAGAAGATAAGCGACTTCGTGAACTCAGTGTTGTGGGCGAACAGTTACGCCAATTGGCTTTCGCCCAGACCACCCTCCAAGCCGAAACATCCAAATTGGTGAATGCCTTACGATCACCCCAGGTTCGAGGACGCTGGGGAGAAATTGCGCTTCGAAGGACCGCTGAATTGGCCGGTATGTCAGAAAACTGCGATTTTTTTGAACAGGAAAGTGTTTCCACCGAAACCGGGCGCTTGCGTCCCGACATGATCGTCAAACTCCCGGCAGGAAGAGATGTGGTGGTCGATTCCAAAGTGCCGCTCAGTGCGTTTTTAGATAGCCTGGAAACCCACACGAACGAAGACCGGGAAGCCGCCCTCAATCGACATCTCGGCCAGGTAAAACGCCATATCAGCCAATTAGCCTCAAAAGAATATTGGGATCAATTTCCAGCCGCTCCGGAATTTGTGGTCTTATTTATACCCAATGATTCGTTTTTAGCTGCCGCGGCCGAACGCGACCCCTCCCTCGTCGAGTCGGCCTTAACGAAAAAAGTTGTCATCGCCACACCCACCACCTTTATTGCCCTGTTGCGGGCCATTGCCTACGGCTGGCGCCAGGAACAAGTGGCGGAAGGGGCCCAACGGATCAGTATCCTCGGACAAGAACTCGCTGATCGACTGGGCACTCTGGCAGAACATTTTGGGAGAATTGGGCAAGCGTTAGGTCGGACCGTCGAATCCTATAATGCGACGGTCACCTCATTGGAGAATCGGATCTGGCCCACGGCCAGAAAATTCAAATCCCTTGGAATCAGCCCCAAAAAAGACCTCATGGACCTCAAATCCGTCGGGCACATGCCAAGACCGCCTGGGGAAATGGAACCTACCCCCGAAGACCTTCCACCCGCCTCGTCATAA
- a CDS encoding SixA phosphatase family protein: protein MNNWKSRDLSWRNTIIIAGTLVAIAGVYWYFCWGIPTTVLLVRHADRQSGADALTAAGTARAQVLAHLMEKSGISAIYTSEAARTQQTAAPTASLLGITPAVAASSDVANLVSTIRTNRYGQKVLVVGHSNTVPQVIAQFGGPVVTIGSNEYDNLYVLTLCRCRWKSVGLTNLQYGAASP from the coding sequence ATGAACAACTGGAAATCACGGGATCTAAGCTGGCGCAATACTATCATCATCGCCGGGACTCTGGTCGCCATCGCGGGTGTCTACTGGTACTTCTGCTGGGGAATCCCAACCACTGTGCTGCTGGTGCGCCACGCCGATCGGCAGAGCGGAGCGGATGCCCTTACCGCAGCTGGAACTGCCCGTGCCCAGGTGCTCGCGCACCTTATGGAGAAATCAGGCATTAGCGCGATCTACACCAGCGAGGCCGCTCGTACCCAGCAGACTGCGGCGCCGACCGCTAGCCTGCTTGGCATCACGCCGGCAGTGGCTGCCTCGTCCGACGTGGCGAACCTTGTGAGCACCATTCGCACAAACCGTTATGGCCAGAAGGTTTTGGTGGTGGGGCACAGTAACACCGTACCGCAGGTCATCGCTCAGTTTGGCGGTCCGGTCGTCACCATTGGCAGCAACGAATATGACAACCTTTACGTCCTGACCCTGTGCCGCTGTCGCTGGAAGAGCGTCGGGCTTACTAACCTACAGTACGGCGCGGCATCGCCTTAA
- a CDS encoding carboxypeptidase-like regulatory domain-containing protein, with protein MRPGITGRSTTDSEKGLKAENKELSVTLGLGACLLMILSLVTLSTSTWAAAGEGSEPLAKFLEIPLKGGSIPDKLRFPLHEQNAVQYFSAGLGKEERSLSYPPYSLKLIFVKGERAFLAGVAVEVLNSDQTTVVSIPGEEVQGPWLFLNLSPGKYVVKATDSGGTTIEKSITLSGEKTTPVHIRWR; from the coding sequence GTGAGACCAGGAATTACCGGCAGATCGACAACAGATTCGGAAAAAGGCTTAAAAGCAGAAAACAAAGAGTTGTCTGTGACGTTAGGATTGGGTGCATGTCTGTTGATGATCCTAAGTTTGGTAACCCTTTCAACCTCAACCTGGGCCGCTGCAGGTGAAGGCTCGGAACCTCTCGCCAAGTTTTTAGAAATTCCACTGAAAGGCGGAAGCATCCCAGATAAACTCAGGTTCCCTCTCCATGAGCAGAATGCTGTTCAATATTTCAGCGCCGGATTAGGTAAGGAGGAACGGAGCCTGTCCTACCCACCCTATTCCCTTAAATTGATATTTGTGAAAGGCGAACGCGCTTTTTTAGCTGGTGTGGCAGTTGAGGTGCTCAACTCCGATCAGACGACCGTGGTATCTATTCCAGGTGAAGAGGTACAAGGTCCTTGGTTATTCCTCAATCTTTCTCCCGGCAAATATGTTGTCAAAGCAACCGATTCAGGTGGGACCACTATTGAAAAAAGCATTACCCTATCTGGAGAAAAGACCACTCCTGTTCACATTCGTTGGCGGTAA
- a CDS encoding alkaline phosphatase D family protein, which translates to MFDRIDAAVFSPGNNATYFFRKNEYLKFVDGRGVQTLAGSKVRRIGVDGWIGLPEPFKSDIDAALSYPNGFFYLFKGGQYVKWEPGVGVKPTYGGQKMRTIGVTGWVSFPDEFHYKIDAAMYDPQSEHVYFFKGQYYIMYKPDAGVVRTRDGQKIRQLGITGWESFPDAFKQGIDSALYYPPDGHIYFFKEREYLRWDMDENEVAPHYPRRLGLLHRESYGGVPGWPGLSTLLGGPFIGDVACNTATIWLWLTGGKTSDDIIVKLNHKVVTNPDYQKPETGTAIGEIREGIDGIDDKSLIQLLRFKHLESNTQYQVELARADDQSVIDQISFKTALPPSPLTPARIRIGLGSCANHIQATDLDTFSALQTKELDFLILCGDNCYYFRTNEKSTIKTGEPGPPDNPHDWASVTKMLKRQLQARNHPQFVPVARSLPIFSTWDDHDFSFNNCDGFYDKDLTEWVRRDNAAGVYRVMWNHPYRTDGNHIYYDFQWGPLHIFMTDGRYHSNRNAAKKERHILGPIQCQWLLDGLKESPAPLKLVVFSSQLIRTTSKNSAFEGFSKKAEGERALILDTIMNKVPGPVLVLSGDVHHSECQPYPEKSLKPKILEVTSSALGRKITARDISNPPTDGDTNRLWFTRHHSFAVIDINFLGWTQAGILGSVTIEAYDKNGKILDDLDSSFALLGKCRTEWNLLTRELKNELIISF; encoded by the coding sequence ATGTTCGATCGAATCGATGCGGCCGTCTTTTCTCCGGGCAATAATGCCACGTACTTTTTCCGCAAAAATGAATACTTGAAGTTTGTAGATGGCAGAGGCGTACAGACATTAGCCGGTTCTAAGGTACGCCGGATTGGGGTGGATGGCTGGATTGGCTTGCCGGAGCCGTTTAAATCGGACATCGATGCGGCATTAAGCTACCCTAACGGGTTTTTCTATCTTTTTAAGGGAGGACAGTATGTCAAATGGGAGCCAGGTGTGGGTGTTAAACCGACCTATGGCGGCCAAAAAATGCGCACCATCGGCGTCACCGGATGGGTGTCGTTCCCAGACGAGTTTCATTACAAAATTGATGCAGCAATGTATGATCCACAATCCGAACATGTCTACTTTTTCAAGGGCCAATACTACATCATGTACAAACCCGATGCAGGGGTAGTTAGGACTAGGGATGGTCAAAAGATTCGTCAGCTTGGGATCACAGGCTGGGAATCTTTCCCTGATGCATTCAAGCAAGGGATCGACTCGGCACTTTACTATCCGCCAGATGGACACATTTATTTCTTCAAGGAGCGGGAGTACCTCCGCTGGGATATGGATGAAAATGAAGTTGCCCCTCACTACCCCAGGCGTTTGGGTTTATTGCATCGAGAATCCTACGGAGGCGTCCCAGGTTGGCCGGGATTGTCTACTCTGCTCGGGGGACCATTTATCGGCGATGTGGCATGCAATACGGCCACAATATGGCTGTGGCTGACAGGGGGGAAGACCTCTGATGACATTATTGTGAAACTCAACCATAAAGTGGTAACGAATCCGGATTACCAGAAACCCGAAACCGGCACTGCAATTGGAGAGATTCGTGAGGGCATTGATGGTATTGACGACAAAAGTCTGATCCAGCTCCTTCGTTTTAAACACCTCGAAAGCAATACCCAATATCAGGTTGAGTTGGCTCGAGCCGATGATCAAAGCGTGATTGATCAGATTTCCTTCAAGACCGCTCTTCCGCCATCACCTCTTACGCCCGCGCGTATCCGCATCGGCCTAGGCTCTTGTGCAAACCATATCCAGGCAACAGACCTCGACACCTTTTCAGCACTCCAAACTAAAGAACTTGATTTTCTCATCCTGTGTGGCGACAACTGCTACTATTTCAGAACTAATGAAAAGTCAACCATAAAAACGGGTGAGCCAGGTCCTCCGGACAATCCACATGACTGGGCTTCCGTGACCAAGATGCTAAAGCGGCAACTCCAGGCGCGCAATCACCCGCAGTTTGTGCCTGTTGCTCGCTCTCTTCCAATTTTCAGTACATGGGATGACCATGACTTTAGTTTCAACAACTGCGACGGATTTTACGATAAGGATCTCACTGAATGGGTTCGTCGCGACAACGCCGCCGGGGTGTACCGGGTAATGTGGAATCATCCCTATCGAACCGATGGCAATCACATCTACTATGATTTCCAATGGGGGCCTTTGCACATTTTTATGACGGACGGTCGGTATCACAGCAATCGCAATGCAGCTAAAAAAGAACGACATATTCTTGGCCCCATACAGTGCCAATGGTTGCTTGATGGGCTTAAGGAGAGTCCGGCTCCATTAAAGCTCGTCGTTTTTAGCAGTCAATTAATCCGCACTACATCAAAGAATTCTGCTTTTGAAGGATTTTCAAAAAAAGCAGAGGGTGAACGGGCACTGATCCTCGATACAATCATGAATAAAGTCCCAGGGCCCGTTCTTGTGCTTTCCGGTGACGTGCATCACAGCGAATGCCAGCCCTATCCAGAGAAAAGCCTGAAGCCAAAAATTCTTGAGGTCACGAGCTCCGCACTTGGAAGAAAGATAACTGCAAGAGATATTTCTAATCCGCCAACAGATGGGGACACGAACCGCCTATGGTTTACCCGCCATCATTCCTTTGCAGTGATCGATATCAATTTTCTTGGTTGGACCCAAGCTGGGATTCTGGGGTCCGTTACCATCGAAGCATACGACAAAAACGGGAAAATTTTGGATGATTTAGACTCGTCATTTGCATTGTTAGGAAAATGTAGAACGGAATGGAACCTCTTAACCAGAGAACTTAAAAATGAACTAATAATTTCATTTTGA
- a CDS encoding PKD domain-containing protein, which produces MKPVLWLRKSAGVLFVLMCGIGMAYGMDHSRTPLVKIRASPERDVAPSTVSLRVFTDSVPEVELIAWDYEGDGRFDAEGPHLHSQTVTFSSAGHFSPRVIVTNTQGQTFEATTDVVLENPEDLQAALNARWSGMLAALAKQDIEGAVAFVAIRRRDAMRHDWTVLADHLGEIANLFSVPLQLTDGQGFRVVAKSIDPLPMGKIQFPLEVEFVWEADHQWYIKNF; this is translated from the coding sequence ATGAAGCCAGTATTATGGTTGAGGAAATCGGCTGGTGTCCTTTTCGTCCTCATGTGTGGGATCGGCATGGCCTACGGGATGGATCACAGCAGGACGCCTCTAGTGAAAATACGGGCATCCCCGGAGCGGGATGTCGCACCGAGCACTGTGAGCTTGAGGGTGTTTACGGATTCAGTCCCTGAAGTGGAACTGATAGCCTGGGATTATGAAGGCGATGGAAGATTTGACGCAGAGGGGCCTCATCTCCATTCTCAGACGGTCACCTTCTCAAGTGCCGGACACTTTTCCCCTCGGGTGATTGTAACCAATACACAGGGGCAAACCTTTGAAGCGACGACCGACGTCGTATTAGAGAATCCAGAAGACCTCCAGGCTGCCCTCAATGCCCGGTGGTCTGGCATGCTGGCGGCCTTAGCGAAGCAGGATATTGAGGGGGCTGTCGCGTTTGTGGCTATCAGAAGACGTGATGCCATGCGACATGATTGGACCGTGCTGGCTGATCATTTAGGAGAGATCGCGAATCTATTTTCCGTTCCCCTTCAACTGACAGATGGACAAGGATTTCGGGTGGTGGCCAAATCAATCGACCCATTGCCCATGGGGAAAATCCAATTTCCCTTAGAGGTAGAGTTTGTATGGGAAGCAGATCATCAATGGTATATCAAAAATTTTTAG